The Epinephelus lanceolatus isolate andai-2023 chromosome 14, ASM4190304v1, whole genome shotgun sequence genome has a window encoding:
- the appb gene encoding amyloid beta (A4) precursor protein b isoform X2, with protein MGELTAFLLLLVATLTLSSEVPADDSVGLLTEPQVAMFCGKLNMHINVQSGKWESDPSGTKSCIGTKEGILQYCQEVYPELQITNVVEANQPVSIQNWCKKGRKQCRSHTHIVVPYRCLVGEFVSDALLVPDKCKFLHQERMDQCESHLHWHTVAKESCGDRSMNLHDYGMLLPCGIDRFRGVEFVCCPAEAERESDSAELEGEESDVWWGGAETEYSDNSMSRPAETVPATAEDDEDENEEAETFERDENGDVDEDEEEDEEDDDVTDERDSDERNANIAMTTTTTTTTESVEEVVRVPTMAPSPPDAVDRYLESPGDDNEHSDFQKAKESLEAKHREKMSQVMREWEEAERQAKNLPRADKKAVIQHFQEKVEALEREAAGERQQLVETHMARVEALLNSRRRLALENYLSSLQANPPRARQVLSLLKKYVRAEQKDRQHTLKHYEHVRTVDPKKAAQIRPQVLTHLRVIDERMNQSVGLLYKVPSVANEIQNQVSVIMQRVQSELSQQVSSLQSDGRVDGRVSYGNDALMPDQAYSSAPMDPGLDGLGFIHPESFNQPNTENHVEPVDARPIPDRGLPTRPVSALKPEEMPEVRMETEERQSAGYEVYHQKLVFFAEDVGSNKGAIIGLMVGGVVIATVIVITLVMLRKKQYTSIHHGVIEVDAAVTPEERHLAKMQQNGYENPTYKFFEQMQN; from the exons ATGGGAGAGCTCACGGCGTTTCTGCTGTTACTGGTGGCGACCTTGACGCTTTCATCCGAG GTGCCTGCTGATGACTCTGTGGGTTTGCTAACTGAGCCCCAGGTGGCCATGTTCTGCGGGAAGCTCAACATGCACATCAATGTGCAGAGTGGCAAATGGGAGTCGGATCCCTCTGGGACCAAGAGCTGCATCGGCACCAAAGAGGGCATCCTGCAGTACTGCCAAGAG GTGTACCCAGAGTTGCAGATCACAAATGTTGTGGAGGCTAACCAGCCTGTCAGCATCCAGAACTGGTGCAAGAAAGGCCGCAAGCAGTGCCGCAGTCACACTCACATTGTGGTGCCATACCGCTGCCTCG TTGGGGAGTTTGTGAGCGACGCCCTGCTTGTTCCCGACAAGTGTAAGTTCCTGCATCAGGAGCGTATGGATCAGTGTGAGAGTCACCTGCACTGGCACACTGTAGCCAAAGAG TCTTGTGGAGACCGCTCCATGAATCTCCATGACTACGGGATGCTGTTGCCATGTGGTATCGACCGTTTCCGTGGTGTGGAGTTTGTGTGTTGTCCGGCAGAGGCGGAGCGAGAGTCAGACAGCGCTGAACTAGAAGGGGAGGAGTCAGATGTCTGGTGGGGCGGAGCCGAGACTGAATACTCTGATAACAG CATGTCACGCCCAGCAGAGACAGTGCCAGCCACTGCAGAGGACGATGAAGACGAGAATGAAGAGGCGGAGACTTTTGAAAGGGATGAGAACGGAGACGTCGacgaagatgaggaggaggatgaggaagacgACGACGTGACCGATGAACGGGATAGCGATGAGCGCAATGCTAACATCGCCATGACAaccacaaccaccaccaccactgagTCAGTCGAGGAAGTGGTTCGAG TGCCCACCATGGCCCCCAGCCCTCCAGACGCCGTGGATCGGTACCTCGAATCTCCTGGGGACGACAACGAACACTCTGACTTCCAGAAGGCCAAGGAAAGCCTGGAGGCCAAACACCGTGAGAAGATGTCCCAG GTGATGAGAGAGTGGGAGGAGGCTGAGAGGCAGGCCAAGAACCTTCCTCGCGCTGACAAGAAGGCTGTCATCCAG CACTTCCAGGAGAAAGTTGAGGCTCTGGAGCGGGAGGCAGCAGGAGAGAGGCAGCAGCTAGTGGAGACCCACATGGCCCGGGTGGAAGCTCTGCTCAACAGCCGCCGTCGCCTGGCTCTGGAAAATTACCTCAGCTCCCTACAGGCCAACCCTCCACGg GCCCGTCAGGTGCTGAGCCTGCTGAAGAAGTACGTCCGTGCTGAGCAGAAGGACAGGCAGCACACGCTGAAACATTACGAGCATGTCCGCACGGTCGATCCCAAGAAGGCTGCACAGATCCGACCTCAG GTTTTGACCCACCTACGTGTGATTGATGAGAGGATGAATCAGTCTGTTGGCCTGCTCTACAAAGTGCCCAGTGTGGCGAATGAGATCCAAAACCAAGTCT CTGTTATAATGCAGAGAGTTCAGTCGGAGCTGTCTCAGCAAGTCTCTTCCCTGCAGAGCGATGGGCGG GTGGATGGCAGAGTGAGTTACGGTAATGATGCGCTGATGCCTGACCAGGCCTACAGCTCTGCTCCTATGGACCCCGGCCTGGACGGACTGGGCTTCATCCACCCTGAGAGCTTCAACCAGCCCAACACAGAGAACCATG TGGAACCTGTTGATGCTCGTCCAATTCCAGATAGAGGACTCCCGACACGACCTG TATCTGCTCTGAAACCAGAGGAGATGCCAGAAGTGCGGATGGAGACTGAAGAGAGGCAAAGTGCTGGTTATGAAGTTTACCATCAAAAACTG GTGTTTTTCGCTGAGGATGTGGGGTCGAATAAAGGTGCTATCATTGGACTCATGGTTGGAGGGGTTGTCATAGCAACTGTCATTGTCATTACTTTGGTGATGCTGAGGAAGAAACAGTACACTTCCATTCATCACGGTGTAATTGAG GTGGATGCAGCAGTCACACCAGAGGAGCGTCATCTGGCCAAGATGCAGCAGAACGGTTATGAAAATCCCACCTACAAATTCTTCGAGCAGATGCAGAACTAA
- the gabpa gene encoding GA-binding protein alpha chain isoform X1, with product MSKSETEEMIEIEIDEREKQACLEEGVEEQTITASDLIQQDIDINEPIGNLKKLLEPRIQISLDAYDICLQDIQLHPDHSLFDQGVKTDGTVQLSLQIITKPGEEKLNILEIVKPVETVEVVIDPDAAGEEGALVEEGQLIAVERSGLSDETSEQVTRWAAALEGYRKEQVRLGIPYDPVLWTADQVIHWAVWVMKEFNIDEMEIGSIHIPGRDLCSFSQEEFLHKVPNGEILWSHLELLRKYVLASQDQSGGDATVTIDQPVQIIPAQVSTPTAIKVLKQNRGPRAPRISGGEERSSPGNRTGNNGQIQLWQFLLELLTDKDARDCISWVGEDGEFKLNQPELVAQKWGQRKNKPTMNYEKLSRALRYYYDGDMISKVQGKRFVYKFVCDLRTLIGYSAAELNNLVTECEQKKLARMQMHGIGQPITTVTLATTTLDKDS from the exons ATGTCTAAAAGTGAAACAGAAGAGATGATAGAGATCGAGATCGATGAACGGGAGAAACAGGCGTGCCTGGAGGAAGG GGTCGAGGAGCAGACCATCACTGCatcagatctgattcaacaagACATCGACATCAATGAGCCCATTGGCAATTTGAAGAAGCTCTTGGAGCCTCGTATCCAAATATCACTGGACGCATATGACATCTGCTTGCAGGACATCCAG CTTCACCCTGACCACAGCCTCTTTGATCAAGGCGTAAAGACAGATGGCACTGTGCAGCTCAGCCTGCAAATTATAACCAAACCAG GTGAGGAGAAGCTAAACATTTTGGAAATTGTGAAGCCAGTAGAAACAGTGGAGGTGGTGATTGATCCAGATGcagcaggagaggagggagcACTGGTGGAAGAGGGTCAGCTCATCGCTGTGGAGCGATCTGGCCTTTCTGATGAGACCTCCGAGCAGGTTACACGCTGGGCCGCAGCACTTGAAGGCTACCGCAAAGAGCAGGTCCGGCTGGGCATACCATACG ATCCTGTGCTCTGGACGGCTGATCAGGTGATCCACTGGGCTGTGTGGGTGATGAAGGAGTTTAACATCGATGAGATGGAAATAGGCAGCATTCACATTCCAGGTCGAGATCTCTGCTCATTCAGCCAGGAAGAGTTCCTACATAAAGTGCCCAATGGAGAGATACTCTGGAGTCACCTGGAGCTCCTGCGTAAAT ATGTGTTGGCAAGCCAGGACCAGTCCGGAGGGGACGCCACTGTCACCATCGATCAAC ctgtgcagATAATCCCGGCCCAAGTGAGCACACCCACTGCCATCAAGGTGTTGAAGCAGAACCGTGGCCCCAGAGCTCCCCGAATttcaggaggagaggagcgcAGCTCGCCTGGCAACCGCACAG GAAACAATGGTCAGATCCAGTTGTGGCAGttcctgctggagctgctgacAGACAAGGACGCACGGGACTGCATCTCTTGGGTGGGCGAGGACGGCGAGTTCAAACTCAACCAGCCAGAGCTTGTTGCCCAGAAATGGGGCCAGCGCAAGAACAAGCCTACGATGAACTACGAGAAACTCAGCAGAGCCCTgag GTATTACTACGACGGGGACATGATCAGCAAGGTGCAGGGCAAGCGCTTTGTCTACAAGTTTGTGTGTGACCTGAGAACTCTGATCGGCTACAGCGCTGCTGAGCTCAACAACCTGGTGACCGAGTGCGAACAGAAGAAACTGGCCCGCATGCAGATGCACGGCATCGGTCAGCCCATCACTACAGTGACGCTGGCCACCACAACACTAGACAAAGACAGTTGA
- the gabpa gene encoding GA-binding protein alpha chain isoform X2: MSKSETEEMIEIEIDEREKQACLEEGVEEQTITASDLIQQDIDINEPIGNLKKLLEPRIQISLDAYDICLQDIQLHPDHSLFDQGVKTDGTVQLSLQIITKPGEEKLNILEIVKPVETVEVVIDPDAAGEEGALVEEGQLIAVERSGLSDETSEQVTRWAAALEGYRKEQVRLGIPYDPVLWTADQVIHWAVWVMKEFNIDEMEIGSIHIPGRDLCSFSQEEFLHKVPNGEILWSHLELLRKLLASQDQSGGDATVTIDQPVQIIPAQVSTPTAIKVLKQNRGPRAPRISGGEERSSPGNRTGNNGQIQLWQFLLELLTDKDARDCISWVGEDGEFKLNQPELVAQKWGQRKNKPTMNYEKLSRALRYYYDGDMISKVQGKRFVYKFVCDLRTLIGYSAAELNNLVTECEQKKLARMQMHGIGQPITTVTLATTTLDKDS, from the exons ATGTCTAAAAGTGAAACAGAAGAGATGATAGAGATCGAGATCGATGAACGGGAGAAACAGGCGTGCCTGGAGGAAGG GGTCGAGGAGCAGACCATCACTGCatcagatctgattcaacaagACATCGACATCAATGAGCCCATTGGCAATTTGAAGAAGCTCTTGGAGCCTCGTATCCAAATATCACTGGACGCATATGACATCTGCTTGCAGGACATCCAG CTTCACCCTGACCACAGCCTCTTTGATCAAGGCGTAAAGACAGATGGCACTGTGCAGCTCAGCCTGCAAATTATAACCAAACCAG GTGAGGAGAAGCTAAACATTTTGGAAATTGTGAAGCCAGTAGAAACAGTGGAGGTGGTGATTGATCCAGATGcagcaggagaggagggagcACTGGTGGAAGAGGGTCAGCTCATCGCTGTGGAGCGATCTGGCCTTTCTGATGAGACCTCCGAGCAGGTTACACGCTGGGCCGCAGCACTTGAAGGCTACCGCAAAGAGCAGGTCCGGCTGGGCATACCATACG ATCCTGTGCTCTGGACGGCTGATCAGGTGATCCACTGGGCTGTGTGGGTGATGAAGGAGTTTAACATCGATGAGATGGAAATAGGCAGCATTCACATTCCAGGTCGAGATCTCTGCTCATTCAGCCAGGAAGAGTTCCTACATAAAGTGCCCAATGGAGAGATACTCTGGAGTCACCTGGAGCTCCTGCGTAAAT TGTTGGCAAGCCAGGACCAGTCCGGAGGGGACGCCACTGTCACCATCGATCAAC ctgtgcagATAATCCCGGCCCAAGTGAGCACACCCACTGCCATCAAGGTGTTGAAGCAGAACCGTGGCCCCAGAGCTCCCCGAATttcaggaggagaggagcgcAGCTCGCCTGGCAACCGCACAG GAAACAATGGTCAGATCCAGTTGTGGCAGttcctgctggagctgctgacAGACAAGGACGCACGGGACTGCATCTCTTGGGTGGGCGAGGACGGCGAGTTCAAACTCAACCAGCCAGAGCTTGTTGCCCAGAAATGGGGCCAGCGCAAGAACAAGCCTACGATGAACTACGAGAAACTCAGCAGAGCCCTgag GTATTACTACGACGGGGACATGATCAGCAAGGTGCAGGGCAAGCGCTTTGTCTACAAGTTTGTGTGTGACCTGAGAACTCTGATCGGCTACAGCGCTGCTGAGCTCAACAACCTGGTGACCGAGTGCGAACAGAAGAAACTGGCCCGCATGCAGATGCACGGCATCGGTCAGCCCATCACTACAGTGACGCTGGCCACCACAACACTAGACAAAGACAGTTGA
- the appb gene encoding amyloid beta (A4) precursor protein b isoform X1, with product MGELTAFLLLLVATLTLSSEVPADDSVGLLTEPQVAMFCGKLNMHINVQSGKWESDPSGTKSCIGTKEGILQYCQEVYPELQITNVVEANQPVSIQNWCKKGRKQCRSHTHIVVPYRCLVGEFVSDALLVPDKCKFLHQERMDQCESHLHWHTVAKESCGDRSMNLHDYGMLLPCGIDRFRGVEFVCCPAEAERESDSAELEGEESDVWWGGAETEYSDNSMSRPAETVPATAEDDEDENEEAETFERDENGDVDEDEEEDEEDDDVTDERDSDERNANIAMTTTTTTTTESVEEVVRAVCWARAESGPCHAMLERWYFVPEKGRCAPFLFGGCGGNRNNFDSEEYCLAVCGSSLPTMAPSPPDAVDRYLESPGDDNEHSDFQKAKESLEAKHREKMSQVMREWEEAERQAKNLPRADKKAVIQHFQEKVEALEREAAGERQQLVETHMARVEALLNSRRRLALENYLSSLQANPPRARQVLSLLKKYVRAEQKDRQHTLKHYEHVRTVDPKKAAQIRPQVLTHLRVIDERMNQSVGLLYKVPSVANEIQNQVSVIMQRVQSELSQQVSSLQSDGRVDGRVSYGNDALMPDQAYSSAPMDPGLDGLGFIHPESFNQPNTENHVEPVDARPIPDRGLPTRPVSALKPEEMPEVRMETEERQSAGYEVYHQKLVFFAEDVGSNKGAIIGLMVGGVVIATVIVITLVMLRKKQYTSIHHGVIEVDAAVTPEERHLAKMQQNGYENPTYKFFEQMQN from the exons ATGGGAGAGCTCACGGCGTTTCTGCTGTTACTGGTGGCGACCTTGACGCTTTCATCCGAG GTGCCTGCTGATGACTCTGTGGGTTTGCTAACTGAGCCCCAGGTGGCCATGTTCTGCGGGAAGCTCAACATGCACATCAATGTGCAGAGTGGCAAATGGGAGTCGGATCCCTCTGGGACCAAGAGCTGCATCGGCACCAAAGAGGGCATCCTGCAGTACTGCCAAGAG GTGTACCCAGAGTTGCAGATCACAAATGTTGTGGAGGCTAACCAGCCTGTCAGCATCCAGAACTGGTGCAAGAAAGGCCGCAAGCAGTGCCGCAGTCACACTCACATTGTGGTGCCATACCGCTGCCTCG TTGGGGAGTTTGTGAGCGACGCCCTGCTTGTTCCCGACAAGTGTAAGTTCCTGCATCAGGAGCGTATGGATCAGTGTGAGAGTCACCTGCACTGGCACACTGTAGCCAAAGAG TCTTGTGGAGACCGCTCCATGAATCTCCATGACTACGGGATGCTGTTGCCATGTGGTATCGACCGTTTCCGTGGTGTGGAGTTTGTGTGTTGTCCGGCAGAGGCGGAGCGAGAGTCAGACAGCGCTGAACTAGAAGGGGAGGAGTCAGATGTCTGGTGGGGCGGAGCCGAGACTGAATACTCTGATAACAG CATGTCACGCCCAGCAGAGACAGTGCCAGCCACTGCAGAGGACGATGAAGACGAGAATGAAGAGGCGGAGACTTTTGAAAGGGATGAGAACGGAGACGTCGacgaagatgaggaggaggatgaggaagacgACGACGTGACCGATGAACGGGATAGCGATGAGCGCAATGCTAACATCGCCATGACAaccacaaccaccaccaccactgagTCAGTCGAGGAAGTGGTTCGAG CCGTTTGTTGGGCTCGTGCCGAGTCAGGCCCGTGTCACGCCATGCTGGAGCGTTGGTACTTCGTGCCTGAGAAGGGCCGCTGTGCTCCCTTCTTGTTTGGGGGCTGTGGGGGCAACAGGAATAACTTTGACTCGGAGGAGTACTGCCTAGCTGTCTGCGGCAGCTCGC TGCCCACCATGGCCCCCAGCCCTCCAGACGCCGTGGATCGGTACCTCGAATCTCCTGGGGACGACAACGAACACTCTGACTTCCAGAAGGCCAAGGAAAGCCTGGAGGCCAAACACCGTGAGAAGATGTCCCAG GTGATGAGAGAGTGGGAGGAGGCTGAGAGGCAGGCCAAGAACCTTCCTCGCGCTGACAAGAAGGCTGTCATCCAG CACTTCCAGGAGAAAGTTGAGGCTCTGGAGCGGGAGGCAGCAGGAGAGAGGCAGCAGCTAGTGGAGACCCACATGGCCCGGGTGGAAGCTCTGCTCAACAGCCGCCGTCGCCTGGCTCTGGAAAATTACCTCAGCTCCCTACAGGCCAACCCTCCACGg GCCCGTCAGGTGCTGAGCCTGCTGAAGAAGTACGTCCGTGCTGAGCAGAAGGACAGGCAGCACACGCTGAAACATTACGAGCATGTCCGCACGGTCGATCCCAAGAAGGCTGCACAGATCCGACCTCAG GTTTTGACCCACCTACGTGTGATTGATGAGAGGATGAATCAGTCTGTTGGCCTGCTCTACAAAGTGCCCAGTGTGGCGAATGAGATCCAAAACCAAGTCT CTGTTATAATGCAGAGAGTTCAGTCGGAGCTGTCTCAGCAAGTCTCTTCCCTGCAGAGCGATGGGCGG GTGGATGGCAGAGTGAGTTACGGTAATGATGCGCTGATGCCTGACCAGGCCTACAGCTCTGCTCCTATGGACCCCGGCCTGGACGGACTGGGCTTCATCCACCCTGAGAGCTTCAACCAGCCCAACACAGAGAACCATG TGGAACCTGTTGATGCTCGTCCAATTCCAGATAGAGGACTCCCGACACGACCTG TATCTGCTCTGAAACCAGAGGAGATGCCAGAAGTGCGGATGGAGACTGAAGAGAGGCAAAGTGCTGGTTATGAAGTTTACCATCAAAAACTG GTGTTTTTCGCTGAGGATGTGGGGTCGAATAAAGGTGCTATCATTGGACTCATGGTTGGAGGGGTTGTCATAGCAACTGTCATTGTCATTACTTTGGTGATGCTGAGGAAGAAACAGTACACTTCCATTCATCACGGTGTAATTGAG GTGGATGCAGCAGTCACACCAGAGGAGCGTCATCTGGCCAAGATGCAGCAGAACGGTTATGAAAATCCCACCTACAAATTCTTCGAGCAGATGCAGAACTAA
- the LOC117251066 gene encoding butyrophilin subfamily 1 member A1 encodes MRTFLGVLMVIIVSGDNETIKGSLDGSVLLQCNCSERNVNEKLQWQKEKPIMLMVFRHNETNSMFNERYKGRAKTFLSDNSNNCSILLNNITADDQGIYKCSFYIQETYQRSFVNLSVSADYHVCQNDDNPSGSGKVFHCCMKGRYRESEIQWRLDRQLLTNSTTTYITHTYYLDATGYYYFNSTLSTKLNWTSKPTCDVKAKGVSTNIISERRTGPSPQQGSGRYRHLTIIPITLVLGLSLLLWRYRSNTSRSTPRIRDDLCC; translated from the exons ATGAGGACCTTCCTGGGAGTGTTAATGGTGATCATTGTCTCAG GTGACAATGAGACTATTAAAGGCAGCTTAGACGGCAGTGTCCTTCTGCAATGCAACTGctcagagagaaatgtgaatgagAAGCTCCAGTGGCAGAAGGAAAAACCAATCATGCTGATGGTGTTCAGACACAATGAGACGAATTCAATGTTTAACGAAAGATACAAGGGCAGGGCCAAGACATTTCTGTCcgacaacagcaacaactgcTCCATTCTGCTGAACAACATCACAGCAGACGACCAGGGGATTTACAAGTGCAGTTTTTACATTCAAGAAACATACCAGAGATCATTTGTGAATCTAAGCGTGTCTG CGGACTACCATGTCTGTCAGAATGACGACAACCCGAGTGGAAGTGGAAAGGTTTTCCATTGTTGCATGAAAGGACGCTACAGGGAGTCTGAGATTCAGTGGAGGTTGGATAGACAGCTTCTTACTAATTCAACCACAACTTACATAACCCACACATACTACCTGGATGCTACAGGCTACTACTATTTCAACAGCACACTCAGCACTAAACTCAACTGGACATCAAAGCCTACATGTGATGTGAAGGCAAAAGGCGTGTCAACCAACATCATCAGTGAGCGCAGAACTG GACCCTCCCCGCAGCAAGGTTCAGGTAGATACCGGCACTTAACGATCATTCCCATTACATTGGTGCTTGGACTTTCCCTGCTCTTGTGGCGGTATCGTTCCAACACCTCACG GAGTACGCCGAGGATAAGAGATGACCTATGCTGCTAA